In Flavobacteriales bacterium, one genomic interval encodes:
- a CDS encoding DinB family protein, whose translation MSRSAALLQLFDGMERDRLALYARLDPLSETALAAEPAPGKWSVAQVITHLAIAEEGALAYLLKKRDLGAHGPVPFSARWRMAALRAALYLPFKYNAPAVVATVPSTSCSVAMERWAAVRNAMRSTYVSIPESEVGHDLFKHPIVGKFDLIQSVKFMHHHMRHHEKQIERTLRSVK comes from the coding sequence ATGTCGCGAAGTGCTGCGCTGCTACAATTATTCGACGGTATGGAGCGTGACAGACTTGCACTGTACGCACGTCTTGATCCGCTTTCCGAAACCGCACTTGCCGCCGAACCAGCGCCCGGGAAATGGAGCGTTGCTCAAGTGATCACCCATTTGGCGATCGCTGAGGAAGGTGCGTTAGCATATCTCCTGAAGAAGCGTGATCTAGGCGCTCACGGACCAGTTCCTTTCTCCGCAAGGTGGCGCATGGCAGCGCTTCGGGCAGCCCTCTACCTTCCGTTCAAATACAACGCTCCTGCCGTGGTGGCAACAGTTCCTTCAACCTCGTGTTCCGTGGCCATGGAACGCTGGGCAGCTGTGCGTAACGCGATGCGTTCAACGTATGTTTCGATCCCTGAAAGCGAGGTGGGACATGACCTTTTCAAACATCCGATCGTAGGCAAGTTCGATCTGATCCAAAGTGTAAAGTTCATGCACCATCACATGCGTCATCACGAAAAACAGATCGAACGCACGTTAAGATCAGTGAAATGA
- a CDS encoding 2-oxoglutarate dehydrogenase E1 component, translating into MDTYSYLSNVDSAWLDEQYQLYQKDPASVDRTWAHFFEGFDLARTKFPQLPDGGANAGVVEGKKGDVAHLRREFKVLELINAHRTRGHFFTHTNPVRERRKYTPTLDLVNFGLNEDDLETVYQAGDEVGLGPAKLKDILEFLTVTYCNNIGVEYHYIRKPERVAWLQDRMEKVRNTPSFSISEKKEFLMKLDQAVVFEKFLGKKFLGQKRFSIEGVEVLIPALDWIIEHGARVHDIKDIVIGMAHRGRLNVLANTLNKTYESIFAEFEGRDFSDALVEGDVKYHMGYSSCVITETGKGVKLTLSPNPSHLESVGPVAQGIARAIIEQDHAFDHKKVVPVIIHGDAAIAGQGVVYEVVQMAGLKAYSTGGTVHIVTNNQVGFTTNYIDGRTSTYCTDVAKVTQCPIFHVNADDVEAVAYVMALALDYRQHFGEDVFIDLLGYRRHGHNEGDEPKFTQPVLYKAIAKHPDPRDIYKKKLLESGAIEAELAKEMEDHFQAMLQERLDEAKQIEKSQISSFLADRWEGFDRPDASIFRTSPETGVAKKVLLEISAKLSLVPEGKKFFAKMERILGDRAKMIEDDRLDWGMAELLAYGSLLVEGHPVRFTGQDVERGTFSHRHAIVKMADSDEEFIHLKHLKKDQALLQIYNSLLSEYAVLGFEYGYGFVTPQTLTIWEAQFGDFVNGAQIILDQWLCAAEEKWKTMNGLVLLLPHGYEGQGAEHSSARMERFLGSCADGNMLVVNCTTPANFFHVLRRQLAFDFRRPLVVFTPKSLLRHPRCVSKLEELSTGRFQEVFDDATADPKKVERVIFCQGKIYYELLEKKEELNADNVAIVRIEQLHPLPEEQLSAILKKYEHAKSHYWVQEEPVNMGAWGYLKLNWSAVELHCISRFISGASATGSGVRWAIQQKAIVEQSFLDLGISKATTTSKRKVVANGKANAKPVPKKKSKA; encoded by the coding sequence ATGGACACCTATTCCTACCTCAGCAACGTCGACAGCGCTTGGCTGGACGAACAGTACCAACTTTACCAGAAGGACCCCGCTTCAGTTGATCGTACGTGGGCCCACTTTTTCGAGGGATTCGATCTGGCTCGTACCAAATTTCCGCAACTTCCCGATGGTGGCGCCAATGCGGGTGTAGTCGAAGGAAAAAAAGGAGATGTCGCCCATCTGCGCCGTGAGTTCAAAGTGCTGGAGTTGATCAATGCGCATCGCACGCGTGGCCATTTCTTTACCCATACCAACCCGGTCCGCGAACGGCGTAAATACACTCCCACGTTGGATCTGGTCAACTTTGGATTGAATGAGGATGACCTGGAAACAGTGTACCAAGCAGGAGATGAAGTAGGTCTTGGACCGGCTAAACTGAAGGATATCCTTGAGTTCCTCACGGTTACATATTGCAACAATATCGGTGTGGAATACCATTATATCCGCAAACCTGAACGTGTTGCTTGGCTTCAGGACCGAATGGAAAAGGTTCGCAATACGCCATCGTTCTCCATATCGGAGAAGAAGGAATTCCTTATGAAATTGGACCAGGCCGTGGTCTTTGAAAAATTTCTGGGTAAGAAGTTCCTTGGGCAAAAACGATTCAGCATTGAAGGCGTAGAAGTGCTGATCCCAGCGTTGGATTGGATCATTGAACACGGTGCTAGGGTCCACGACATTAAGGATATCGTGATCGGCATGGCACATCGCGGACGGCTCAACGTGCTCGCCAATACGCTCAATAAGACCTACGAAAGCATTTTTGCGGAATTCGAAGGCCGGGATTTTTCAGATGCATTGGTTGAAGGTGATGTGAAATACCACATGGGCTATAGTAGCTGCGTGATCACAGAGACCGGTAAAGGGGTGAAGCTTACACTAAGCCCGAACCCGAGTCACTTGGAAAGTGTTGGACCTGTGGCGCAAGGGATCGCACGAGCGATCATTGAACAGGACCATGCCTTCGATCACAAAAAAGTAGTGCCGGTGATCATTCATGGAGATGCAGCCATTGCGGGACAGGGCGTTGTGTACGAAGTTGTACAGATGGCCGGCCTGAAAGCCTATTCCACCGGTGGTACCGTGCATATAGTAACCAATAACCAAGTGGGCTTTACCACTAACTATATCGATGGCCGAACCAGTACGTACTGTACGGATGTGGCCAAGGTGACGCAATGTCCGATCTTCCATGTGAATGCGGATGATGTTGAAGCGGTCGCATACGTAATGGCCTTGGCCCTGGATTATCGACAACATTTCGGCGAGGATGTCTTTATCGATCTATTGGGTTATCGCCGCCATGGCCATAACGAAGGGGATGAACCGAAATTCACTCAACCCGTGTTGTACAAGGCCATCGCCAAGCACCCTGATCCGCGCGATATCTACAAGAAGAAATTGCTGGAAAGTGGTGCCATAGAAGCGGAACTTGCCAAGGAGATGGAAGATCATTTCCAAGCAATGCTGCAAGAACGCTTGGATGAGGCCAAACAGATCGAGAAAAGCCAGATCTCATCTTTTTTGGCGGACCGTTGGGAAGGGTTCGATCGACCAGATGCTTCTATTTTCAGAACAAGTCCGGAAACCGGCGTGGCCAAGAAGGTATTGTTGGAGATCAGTGCGAAACTGTCCCTTGTGCCAGAGGGTAAAAAGTTCTTCGCCAAAATGGAACGGATCCTGGGTGATCGTGCCAAAATGATCGAAGATGACCGACTGGATTGGGGAATGGCGGAGTTGTTGGCATATGGCTCATTGCTCGTTGAAGGACATCCGGTCCGGTTCACTGGGCAGGATGTGGAACGGGGTACGTTCAGCCACCGCCATGCCATCGTTAAAATGGCAGATAGCGACGAGGAGTTCATCCACCTCAAGCACCTGAAGAAAGATCAAGCATTATTACAGATCTATAACTCGTTGCTCAGCGAATATGCCGTGCTTGGTTTCGAATACGGTTATGGTTTCGTTACGCCGCAGACCCTAACGATCTGGGAAGCACAATTCGGTGATTTCGTGAATGGTGCACAGATCATTCTGGACCAATGGCTCTGTGCCGCAGAAGAGAAGTGGAAGACCATGAACGGCTTGGTACTGCTGCTGCCGCACGGGTATGAAGGCCAAGGTGCGGAGCATAGTTCTGCACGAATGGAACGCTTCCTGGGCAGCTGTGCCGATGGAAATATGTTGGTGGTGAACTGTACTACGCCTGCTAACTTCTTCCACGTATTACGTCGTCAATTGGCATTCGACTTCCGTCGTCCGCTAGTGGTGTTCACGCCAAAGAGCTTGTTGCGCCACCCGCGTTGCGTGAGTAAGCTGGAAGAACTCAGCACCGGCCGTTTCCAAGAGGTGTTCGATGATGCTACCGCTGATCCGAAGAAAGTTGAACGCGTGATCTTCTGCCAAGGAAAGATCTATTATGAACTGCTCGAGAAGAAAGAAGAGCTGAATGCCGACAATGTTGCGATCGTTCGTATTGAACAATTGCATCCGTTGCCGGAAGAGCAGCTAAGTGCGATCCTGAAAAAGTATGAACATGCAAAAAGCCATTATTGGGTGCAGGAAGAACCCGTGAATATGGGCGCATGGGGCTACCTTAAGTTGAATTGGTCCGCGGTGGAACTGCACTGTATCTCTCGATTCATCAGTGGCGCCTCCGCCACAGGAAGCGGCGTTCGCTGGGCTATTCAACAAAAAGCGATCGTGGAACAATCATTCCTGGACCTCGGTATCAGCAAAGCAACAACGACGTCCAAAAGAAAAGTGGTAGCGAACGGAAAGGCCAACGCGAAACCCGTACCGAAGAAAAAAAGTAAGGCGTGA
- the odhB gene encoding 2-oxoglutarate dehydrogenase complex dihydrolipoyllysine-residue succinyltransferase has translation MATVDIKVPSPGESISEVRIAQWLVKTGDVVEKDQPIAEIDSDKATLELSAEEAGKIEILAEEDATVSVGDVVARIDTSVKPEKKAAAKEPVSAASTSKADKPAVAAAPVAANSAAATHATPVAKAVMADKGITADKLKGTGPNGRITRSDVDAYVSAGIDASGVTLYGWGGTREQGRARMSTLRKKVGERLVSVKNQTAMLTTFNEVDMSAVMDLRNKYKDKFKEEKGVSLGFMSFFTKAVTEALHLFPNVNGQIDGDEVITFDYADIGIAVSSPKGLMVPVLRNAEKLSLAEIEGGIKTLAIKARDGKLSIDEMTGGTFTITNGGVFGSMLSTPIINPPQSAILGMHNIVDRPVAVNGQVVIRPVMYLALSYDHRIIDGKESVSFLMAIKQMIEDPTKLVFGGKEPGEVLLGL, from the coding sequence ATGGCAACAGTCGATATTAAAGTGCCGAGTCCCGGAGAAAGCATTAGTGAAGTTCGCATAGCGCAATGGCTTGTTAAAACCGGTGATGTGGTGGAAAAGGACCAGCCGATCGCCGAGATAGACAGCGATAAGGCGACACTTGAATTAAGTGCTGAAGAAGCAGGTAAGATCGAGATCCTGGCTGAAGAAGATGCTACCGTGAGCGTTGGCGATGTTGTTGCCCGGATCGATACCTCCGTGAAACCGGAAAAAAAGGCCGCAGCGAAAGAGCCTGTATCCGCAGCGTCGACCTCAAAGGCCGATAAGCCTGCTGTTGCAGCAGCACCCGTGGCTGCCAATAGTGCCGCAGCCACACACGCAACTCCTGTTGCAAAAGCTGTTATGGCTGACAAGGGTATTACCGCCGATAAGCTGAAAGGTACCGGACCCAACGGACGCATTACACGCAGTGATGTGGATGCGTACGTGAGCGCTGGTATTGATGCCAGCGGCGTTACATTATATGGATGGGGTGGTACCCGCGAACAGGGACGTGCTCGCATGAGCACGCTTCGGAAGAAAGTGGGTGAACGATTGGTAAGCGTGAAGAACCAGACCGCTATGCTCACCACCTTCAACGAAGTGGACATGAGTGCAGTGATGGACCTGCGCAACAAATACAAGGACAAGTTCAAAGAAGAGAAAGGTGTAAGCCTTGGTTTCATGAGCTTTTTCACCAAGGCCGTTACCGAAGCGTTGCACTTATTCCCGAACGTGAATGGCCAGATAGATGGCGATGAAGTGATCACCTTCGACTATGCAGATATCGGTATCGCTGTTAGTAGCCCGAAAGGTCTAATGGTCCCTGTATTGCGCAATGCAGAAAAACTAAGTCTCGCCGAGATCGAAGGCGGGATCAAAACGCTTGCGATCAAAGCACGTGACGGTAAGCTCAGTATTGATGAAATGACCGGTGGAACGTTCACCATCACCAACGGTGGCGTATTCGGCAGCATGCTCAGCACACCCATCATCAATCCACCGCAGAGTGCGATCCTAGGCATGCACAACATTGTTGATCGCCCTGTTGCAGTGAATGGCCAAGTGGTCATTCGTCCAGTGATGTACCTCGCGTTGAGCTATGATCACCGCATCATCGATGGCAAGGAAAGCGTGAGCTTCCTCATGGCGATCAAACAGATGATCGAAGATCCGACGAAGTTGGTCTTCGGCGGTAAGGAGCCAGGTGAGGTTTTGCTGGGGTTGTAA
- a CDS encoding GNAT family N-acetyltransferase: MMTPENLEPAGTLLVAKETCAGAVLGTTLFLHPDSALKQLAQDGEREFRLLAVATEARGKGVGELLVQACIDRAKNEGATGLVLWTQPTMYAAQRLYERLGFQRCSERDVPDPRGWDRMVFRRSLR, encoded by the coding sequence ATGATGACGCCTGAGAACCTTGAACCCGCTGGTACATTACTGGTCGCGAAAGAGACCTGTGCGGGTGCTGTTCTTGGAACAACACTTTTCCTTCACCCTGACAGTGCCCTTAAACAACTTGCACAGGACGGCGAACGGGAATTCAGACTCTTGGCCGTTGCTACGGAAGCCCGTGGGAAAGGGGTAGGGGAACTCTTGGTGCAAGCGTGTATCGATAGAGCAAAGAATGAAGGTGCAACTGGCCTCGTGCTTTGGACACAACCGACCATGTATGCTGCACAGCGTTTGTACGAGCGGCTCGGGTTTCAGCGATGTTCTGAGCGTGATGTGCCTGATCCACGCGGTTGGGACCGCATGGTTTTTCGGCGTTCCCTTCGCTAA
- a CDS encoding class I SAM-dependent methyltransferase produces the protein MADQQDLDAHYTTMDKIFRLSLGEKGGYSGARFDGDFSLSLEQAQEKKHQFIMDNCNIKPGMKVLDIGCGWGAFIDFLNKKGVETTGVVLAEGQANACRKNGLNVHHMDSKKITPETFGMFDAVCAMGSPEHLCSVDEYRAGKQEEIYETYFKQMNALLPVGGRFYCQTMVFGPNMVKFEDIKFGETNVYKNRTDYSGEELMDLVCDVFPGSWLPYGQEGMERPAKKEHFKLIHSDSGRLDYIETIHRWTSAFNKWDLEKYMLYASLAPKLLNSDFRKWIRRYKIAPNLQVFEREIFEHYRMVYEKTA, from the coding sequence ATGGCAGACCAACAAGACCTCGACGCGCATTACACCACCATGGATAAGATCTTCCGCCTGAGCTTAGGTGAGAAAGGTGGATATAGCGGCGCCCGCTTCGATGGTGATTTCTCGCTTTCACTTGAGCAAGCGCAAGAGAAAAAGCACCAATTCATCATGGATAACTGCAACATCAAGCCCGGTATGAAGGTGCTCGATATCGGTTGCGGTTGGGGTGCGTTCATCGATTTTCTGAATAAGAAAGGTGTGGAGACAACTGGTGTGGTGCTCGCGGAAGGACAAGCGAATGCCTGTAGAAAGAACGGTCTCAACGTTCACCATATGGACAGCAAGAAGATCACGCCGGAGACCTTCGGTATGTTCGACGCCGTTTGTGCAATGGGTAGCCCTGAGCACCTGTGCAGTGTTGATGAATACCGAGCGGGTAAGCAAGAAGAGATCTATGAGACCTACTTCAAGCAAATGAACGCGTTGTTGCCGGTAGGTGGTAGGTTCTACTGCCAGACCATGGTATTCGGCCCGAACATGGTGAAGTTCGAGGATATCAAGTTCGGAGAGACCAACGTGTATAAGAATCGAACGGACTATTCCGGCGAAGAGCTCATGGATCTGGTTTGCGATGTGTTCCCTGGGTCATGGTTACCATATGGACAGGAAGGGATGGAGCGCCCCGCCAAAAAAGAACATTTCAAATTAATCCACTCCGATAGTGGCCGCTTGGATTACATAGAGACCATTCATCGCTGGACCTCTGCATTCAACAAGTGGGACCTGGAGAAGTATATGCTCTACGCTAGCCTTGCGCCTAAGTTGCTCAATAGTGATTTCCGTAAGTGGATCCGCCGGTACAAGATCGCACCGAACCTACAGGTATTCGAACGCGAGATCTTTGAGCACTACCGTATGGTGTACGAAAAGACTGCGTAA
- a CDS encoding DUF4197 domain-containing protein: protein MKYAITLFSLAATVFTAQAQFPKVLKDAADKVTSGGASGISNDEVIAGLKEALTKGAEGSVLKGSALDGFNKNELIRIPFPPEAEKMKSTLNSIGMTKQVEEFELTMNRAAEEAAKEALPVLKDAVLGMSVGDGFAILKGGDNAATNYLNEKTNATLIEKFRPIVEKATAKVALTNYWTPLASGYNRATMLTGGKAVDPDLDAYVTDKAIAGLFKLIAQEEAKIRQDPMARTTDLLQRVFGN from the coding sequence ATGAAATACGCGATCACGCTTTTCTCCCTTGCAGCGACGGTTTTTACTGCACAGGCTCAATTCCCCAAAGTATTGAAGGATGCGGCGGATAAGGTAACCAGTGGCGGTGCCAGTGGCATCAGCAATGATGAAGTTATCGCTGGATTGAAGGAGGCGTTGACCAAAGGTGCGGAAGGTTCTGTTCTGAAGGGTTCCGCGTTGGATGGGTTCAATAAGAACGAGCTGATCCGCATTCCATTCCCACCGGAAGCGGAGAAGATGAAAAGTACGCTCAACAGTATCGGGATGACCAAGCAAGTGGAGGAGTTCGAGCTTACCATGAATCGCGCCGCGGAAGAAGCTGCGAAAGAAGCATTGCCCGTTCTTAAGGATGCCGTCTTGGGTATGTCCGTAGGTGATGGGTTCGCGATCCTGAAAGGTGGTGACAACGCTGCAACGAACTACCTGAACGAGAAAACGAACGCAACCTTGATCGAGAAGTTCCGCCCCATTGTGGAGAAGGCTACAGCGAAAGTGGCATTAACGAATTACTGGACCCCGTTGGCAAGCGGGTACAACAGAGCGACAATGCTCACCGGTGGAAAAGCCGTGGACCCGGACCTGGATGCATACGTTACCGACAAGGCCATTGCCGGTCTGTTCAAACTGATCGCTCAAGAAGAAGCCAAGATCAGACAGGACCCGATGGCGCGTACGACCGATCTCCTACAACGTGTGTTCGGAAACTGA